In Hyphomicrobium denitrificans 1NES1, one DNA window encodes the following:
- a CDS encoding heme-dependent oxidative N-demethylase family protein: protein MNTFFKDETFRNDFTFQNSPEAIARFPFPFWEDKYMYSVNMEPHAKAGAPGSVYEFPIDIDEHYVSDMRDRALVLAEDPLRCQALPHMMSAQWDMLELLMTSMAEAYPKLFTLNRRGDEWHWTNRPLRIEDKFHFGDATTLPYEPMEYITRQCQGDFAVLDQRENNLWMDAGIATSQADWSLDFDIGMNFMEWHGPVPLAHEIGVFDRALKFLLNLQQGKPVRRLNWTMTINPRLDTSPENYDKWGIDRGTVTPENVGDKVHLRVELQALWRLPRSNAMLFSIRAYLLKMRELVTNPDWARRFHRVLKFLPPELADCKGLTRYRDVTVDWLAKYDDGKPTPMGFLFK, encoded by the coding sequence ATGAATACATTTTTCAAGGATGAGACGTTCCGGAACGATTTCACGTTTCAGAACAGCCCCGAAGCCATCGCTCGCTTTCCATTTCCCTTCTGGGAAGACAAGTACATGTATTCGGTCAACATGGAGCCGCACGCCAAAGCCGGCGCTCCAGGTTCGGTCTACGAGTTCCCCATCGATATCGACGAGCACTACGTGTCCGATATGCGCGACCGTGCGCTTGTGCTTGCTGAAGATCCGCTACGTTGCCAGGCGCTTCCGCACATGATGTCGGCTCAGTGGGATATGCTTGAGCTGCTGATGACTTCGATGGCAGAGGCATATCCCAAGCTTTTTACGCTCAACAGGCGCGGAGACGAGTGGCATTGGACCAACCGGCCGCTGCGTATTGAAGACAAATTCCATTTCGGTGACGCCACGACGCTGCCCTATGAGCCGATGGAATATATCACACGCCAGTGCCAGGGCGATTTCGCCGTCCTGGATCAGCGCGAAAACAATCTCTGGATGGATGCGGGTATCGCGACATCCCAGGCGGATTGGTCTCTCGATTTCGATATCGGCATGAACTTCATGGAATGGCATGGTCCAGTGCCTTTGGCGCACGAGATCGGCGTATTCGATCGTGCTCTCAAGTTCCTGCTCAACTTGCAGCAAGGCAAGCCGGTCCGCCGCCTCAACTGGACGATGACCATCAACCCGAGACTCGATACCAGCCCCGAGAATTACGACAAGTGGGGCATCGATCGAGGAACGGTCACGCCGGAGAATGTCGGCGACAAAGTTCATCTTCGTGTCGAGCTGCAAGCGCTTTGGCGCCTGCCGCGTTCGAATGCGATGCTGTTTTCGATCCGCGCCTATCTTTTGAAGATGCGCGAGCTGGTTACCAATCCCGATTGGGCTCGCCGCTTCCACCGCGTTCTAAAGTTCCTGCCGCCAGAGCTTGCCGACTGCAAGGGCCTCACGCGCTACCGCGACGTGACGGTCGATTGGTTGGCGAAATACGACGACGGCAAACCAACTCCTATGGGATTTCTCTTCAAGTAA
- a CDS encoding PDR/VanB family oxidoreductase produces the protein MTMNMQRVRVARVDDVAAGIKRFELIGLEGRSLPVFSAGSHIVVTMRDEDQVWRNPYSIMGVTEDNGGYVISVHHSPESRGGSRYMHTKVHVGSELDISEPVNLFPIVHTGRKHILIAGGIGITPMLAMLDELKRDATSFELHYAVRSPQAGAYFSDLMSETGRSIRVYSSDRGERIPLASILSNQPLGTHAYVCGPQRMIDWVLDVANQAGWPEENVHCERFSSAPPGKPFDVKLRDGTTVHVGEHQSMLEALEHAGVDAPYLCRGGACGQCITRVVATDAKLVHNDHYLTEEEKQSGEQIATCVSRADGGCITLDL, from the coding sequence ATGACGATGAACATGCAGCGCGTGCGCGTGGCGCGCGTCGACGATGTTGCAGCGGGTATCAAGCGGTTCGAGCTGATTGGCCTAGAAGGACGATCCCTGCCGGTATTCTCGGCGGGCTCGCACATCGTCGTTACGATGCGCGACGAGGATCAGGTCTGGCGCAACCCTTACTCGATCATGGGAGTGACCGAGGATAATGGCGGCTACGTCATCAGCGTGCACCACTCGCCGGAATCGCGCGGTGGATCGAGATACATGCACACGAAGGTGCACGTCGGCAGCGAACTCGACATAAGCGAGCCGGTCAACCTGTTCCCCATCGTTCATACCGGGCGCAAGCATATTCTGATCGCCGGCGGGATCGGCATCACGCCGATGCTTGCCATGCTCGACGAACTGAAAAGAGACGCGACCAGCTTCGAGTTGCATTATGCCGTGCGCTCTCCGCAAGCCGGCGCCTATTTCTCCGATCTCATGAGCGAAACGGGTCGCTCCATTCGGGTTTATAGCTCAGATCGAGGCGAACGTATTCCGCTTGCATCGATACTCAGCAATCAGCCGCTCGGCACACACGCCTACGTCTGCGGTCCTCAGCGCATGATCGACTGGGTGCTGGATGTTGCGAACCAGGCAGGGTGGCCGGAAGAGAATGTCCATTGTGAGCGCTTCAGCTCGGCGCCGCCAGGCAAGCCATTCGATGTCAAGCTGCGGGACGGCACGACCGTTCATGTCGGTGAACATCAAAGCATGCTCGAGGCATTGGAGCACGCGGGCGTCGATGCTCCCTATCTGTGCCGCGGCGGTGCTTGCGGACAATGCATCACGCGCGTGGTCGCGACCGATGCGAAGCTTGTCCATAACGATCATTATCTCACCGAAGAAGAGAAGCAGTCGGGTGAGCAGATCGCCACGTGCGTTTCGCGGGCCGACGGCGGCTGCATTACTCTGGATTTGTGA